tatatcaaacgatatatagttttataaaattattaatatttacagaactattgtacttagaaggTTTAAACTTGGTATATCCATTACTAagaacatacttagtatccatgatcaatttcaaacaaatcggataaattttgtggagtttgaaatattcacctctgcctctccTTAATCTCTAAGGTTCTCGTTAATTGAATTGCTGTTTTAGACTTTTGGTTTTTATGTAGAACTAAGACTTTTTTCCTTACAAGTTATAAAGGGTAATTTTGGAATTGATCGTTACATAAAAATGTACCACTCGCTCCTTCTCCTCCACGTATTCTCCTTGTCTACCCTTAGTTCTCCATGTATTACCCTTATATTCtcattcttctccttgtattcaatGTCTTCTCTTTTTATTCAACGTCTTGTTTTTATTATCCTTGTATTACCATTGTTCTCACCATATTCcatttttatttccttgtatTTCACTTAGTTCCATTGCATTATTCTTGTTAtcatgtattctccttgttctccttgtattccacttttttccttgtattccctttgttcttcttgcacTCCCATGGTTCTCATTGTATTGCTTTTATTCCCTCTATGTCCTTGTATTCATGttctctccttgtattttccttgttcgccttgtactaaatttgttctccttgtattccaactTGTACTGTTTGCTTTTActatgttctctttgtatttccatcAATCTTCTTGTACTACCTCATTCTTCTTGCATTaaacttgttttccttgtgtactCCTTGTTCTCCGTGTACTCAATTtgttcctcttgtattaattttcctccttgtatttcacttcttgttctctttgtattccacttgttctcctctgGATCTCATTTTATGCCCATTGTATTTcctgtatttccctttttctAGTCGTATTCTCTTCGTAATCCTTGTGTTCaatttgttttcaatttgttcTCATTGATAATTTTTACTCTACCGTGGCCATTTGATGTTATACTTAGAAAGGTTAGCACACACATTACGTTCTGTAATTATCAAAGGAAACGTTTCTGGACACGGTTTTCTAATTCAGAGTTGATCATAATTATCTTCTCCATCTTCCCTAGAAAGTTTGTAAAAAGCCACAGAATCAGCTTGTCGTTATACTTCACTAGAGATTTGCTAATGTTCCCAGATGTTCGTGTTCCTGGTGCTTTGCGTGTATACCACATTCGCCCACCACGGCGGGTTTGGAGGCTTCGGAGGACGTGTAGGGTTTGGGAGACATCAAGGGACCCAACACGGCTACCTCCATCCTGCACAGCCTGCTCTCGCAAGGCTACCATCGCTCCCTTACTTTCATATCCGTTTTCCACTACACCATTATCCACATCATCACCCACACAAGTCAACAACCACACCGGCGCCAACGACAACGACAACTGCAGCACCAACAACGACAACTGCAGCAACAACAACGGCCGCAGCACCAACTACAACAACGGCCGCAGCAACAACGGCAGCACCAACGACAACGGCTGCACCAACGACAACGCCGTGAAGACATCGAATGAAGAAACATGAAGATGCACACCTCGGAAAAATGTTTATGAGGAAATCGAAATAAACGAATCAGTAGCAATGTTTCTTTAATAACCCTTCTCTGTTTCACTGATGCATCATCTGAAATATGTTACTCTTGAAATGTGTGACAAACTTGTTACCCAGAGAACTATAGTCTCTGAGTGTAGAAAGCTCGGAATTTACTTGCAATAAATcttgttcataaaataattaaaattatttaatttagtgtTGATGCTTGACGCGTAGAAAGGGTTTTGTACACGacatgtaaaatatataattagcGTAATAAATGTAAGATACGTAAAAAATACCTCCAGGATCTTACCCAAGGTTTTGAACTCCCCTTGAACTAAATAAAGAGACATATTTAGATCTGAGTATTTTCTTTTATCCAAAATCGTTTTCCTTTCTCAAATTTTTCACTGTCGGAGTAACAAGATCTACATCGATGTAAGGCATAGTGCTCCTACTCCTCCTTGAATATAATCTCTATGCTTGGTGCTgcagcacgttcgaattataaccaTACTATATTTATTATAGACAAATCTACAGCcgagtaccgaccttgtaataaaatgaagcccacacaatattaaattaaacttgtttgttaaaattgaatgactgaaataaattacgtttcaaaaattttatatggATATTAATAAGTATACGgtaacataataatagtaataataataataataataataataataataataatccgtggcttcacagcccttgaaggacccagaccgacgggtgttggcctcacgttcacatgccgattcagaggtggacgatcatccaaccagattggaggtagcgtgtggttagcacaataatTCTCTagactttcgcaaccggatttcgctacctattgtagctccccaagtgtatcacgatgctgggtgggcaccggttctatGCACTGGCAgaaatttgatgagaaaatttcttctctcacGAGGATTCGAACAAGAGCGCATTTCCTAACGCAAGTTCTAGGcagtatgccttagaccacgacgccacggcgcggaacttattattattattactattaataataggcctaataataataataataataataataataataataataataataataatttacttgcaGTGCATTTTgatcgtaaaataattaaaatcatttcattACTCTACATTTAAAGTTGGTACTTGACGCGTAAAAAGGGTTTTCTATAAGAAGGGCGTAAAGCGCATAAATAGCGTAATAAATGTAAGAAACGTAAAAATACCTCCAAGGACGTAGGCAAGAGGGGTTTACCGGTTTGAACTcctccttgaacttaaaaaaataacatgtatttagatttgaatattttttactcCATAattgttttcccttctctaactTTTTaccgtcagagtaacaaaatctacgtCGGCATAAGGCATATACCTCCTACCTCTGCTTGAATATAATCCCTGCGCTTGGTGCTGCGTCACGTTCGAAATTTAACAATGCTATCATTATTATAGGgagacagaggtctgcatcggacgtttacgctcgagtgccaagtagttcatagcttaatccgataggtagcgcacatgtatGACGGATAAAATTGTctcgagcgataaatcctcgaacggtataagccgagcgttagacattcgttcttgttacagtgatgacctgtgtagtaacatcatagatgtttatcatttcaaaactttgcagtgtttaactaacctctccatagtacaactacaaaacttgctttaaaatgtaatataaatgttgtaggtaaatgtccccccccccccacacaggagtgattttgtttttgccacatctgatagatgttattggatgtaaatgtaattattataaacggagaacacaatcacgataatgcaagaaatgtatcaaattttctggtaataataataatctctaataattagtgtatcaatctttgcgtctgtaacagttgtgcagcatgattattcgttttattatatgttctgtgacgttatctctgtactaatattgttattaatctattgctatgtcaataatattttgtaaaacgtttctacattgtcgcagtatataggcggaacactatgtatggacctatcatattacatatgaggtaaatcaaatattgaataattattaattagcaataataactgtatatcgaagtttttcatactattttatttataacttcatgttcctgttttggtacgttccattagacgtttgtcataaacgcagaaataaagccttatttttaccgtgtgagcaaaacatatgtgtatcttatctgtcgccctCCATACAAGATGAGACATGTcgatgagatgaccttgtactgtgcttctatttattacgagcgtatcacgaccgatcttatctcactcgagcatgcgacattcgaccgagttcaagcgagcaatTTAAGTCCAGTGCAGCACTCCGTAAGGGAGACCTACCGCCCAGTAGGCCtaccaaccttgtaataaaatgaagccgacacaatatcaaatttaacttgtttgttaaaaattgatgaccgaaaaaaaaataacttttcgaAGATTTTATAACGATGTTAATAAATATactacaagataataataataataataataataataataataataataataataataataataataataataataataatacagaacatttAGAATACCGATAGTgtaaattgtacaaaattttagTAACAACCCTCCTAACAATATTCTGCGTACAACACAAAATACTTCTAAGAACCTTCAATGTTtctctattttatattttacaaaatgtcaaAAAGACCTACAACTGAAGCCTCTTGTGCTATACAATTCCAATCTCCGCGCGCAAATGGCGATGTCCTTAAAAATCAACGTCAACATAAAGGTGCAGTGTTATGCTAACAAGGAAGACTCACCAAATGATAATGCATTTTCACAACGATTGTTCCctcatacgttccatttgaaataagaacctccctataaatttctacatccggagaaagCCTAgtagcctgagcactttacagcggaaaggaaagaggcaGACCAAAGAggtggtcgagctatattcagggatgaccagcattgattcaatagataaatggaagacaacttattaaaactgtatccatattaatttttatatttgcctgagaagtataagtgcattataggaatgtaagttttaattttaatgctcatttttcacaagtttgatttcttcattcaaaagaaatattttctcaacttttcgtatagaaaagtgaaattttcaggtataggcctatttatttagtagccttacagaatgttttcgtaaatctaatataccgtatataggtattactgaagatagtgtatggaaaattttgaaaatattcgcatggaaattgtttgtaaggaagtgaattaacaaagcagctactgttacatcataagcaaaagatacgtgcccatgtgttgtaaaaatgtcagctctatagcttcagcaaatttcgagaacataatttaatattccgatgataggaagttgctcacaaatatcaccttaaaagcataatgcgataagagttttgttatgtactattagttacacttaaaacagatacagtacctaggtaactttgctttgtactgtaacattgttttaattagtttattgattacttttataaggctaaagataccatcaatataaattccaacttatcatgtcatactcaatctctttctttggaatatcactttctttatgaatgatgtgtttcatcaacttaatgcagtataatattatactactatggaatttaagtgaattttccttcttaactctctattgtgttattaagatttaaaacacaactgcaatattaagaaatcagtgttagtacttttgttttacagacaatatagtattagtattagtatttatttatttaacctagtagagataaggccgtcaggccttctctgtccctctaccaggagatcccaactataatatgaacaataaaattacaattagtattaaatttacaattacaattacaataaaaatcaaagtacgaaaagattacctcactaattacaGCTAGATAATTTACCATAGCGaaacaaagcatattttatatttactgaattacaaattaaacctagaataacaaaattgtatagtgatgaaattactggatattgaaatattttgtgatagattaaggaaactctttacaagaaatcaattactgaccaagtgcctagtaagtttgcgattgaattcaattttatttcgacagtccctgatgctagcaggtagcgaattccagagtcttggcagggctattgtgaaagaggatgagtatgaggaggtacgatggaatggtattgttagtattgtttcatgacgagagcgtgtgttcagattgtggcgggaagaaaggtaagtgaagcgagacggcaggtatgaaggaatagaagagttcaagataatattaaacagaaagaagccatgtaaaaataacgacataaaatttcacgttccgtatgaagtttgtacaccactgttttcttaatccaacaggttgcttattcatatacacaacccttcctctttccatactttgcGCTTACTGCCCGCGCACTACGtcgaggtcagaaaaatgcgcttgctttgacatcactggcttatacaatataagttatgaaaatgacatatCAGGTACAAAATATTCATGAAAATGACTATAGAACAGTATATGAAGAAATGGTAAGGAAATGCaagcatacctgaaattactcaAAGTAGTGGAAATCGTTGCAAAAATGCTGAAAATACAGTTGAACTTTGCATtacgaacatttcagaaaaacAAGTTCCTCACAGTTAGCTTTAGAGCAGTTCTTTACATCAACGTGAAAACAGAGTTCTACAGGGgtgacgaatttatcaggtttgttgTCAAGGTACCCGAGTTTATGACAACCATATTTAAACTCATTTACATAATTAGGAGATGAAAACTGATTATGTGTTAAGGACtgtaattttataacattatctttaagatgtaatataatattcgtgccaagtaacaaaacactatcagagaACTTCCAAATAAAATTGTTCCAAGGCCTAAAGACATAAACGTCAAGAGGCTGAACAGTCGGAATTATGTTCTTTGGAATTGGTAACATTTCTACCGTTTTACCTCCTCGAGTTATTTTTTCTATAGCCTCTCTGCCTCGGTAACTAGTCCATCAGTCTACTAAAAGAATGCTATCatcactgacagatggaaagtatacttcttgaaaccACTTGAAGAGGTTAGTTTTCATTAGCCTCCCTGATTTTGTGGTCAATGCATAAACATTTGGTGCCTTAAACATTTCCTTCTTCACGATGGCAATGGAAGTATGAGACATATGAGTGTCAAgcgatttttttaaatcatatctCGAAGGGTAGGTCTTCTTCGTATGTAGCAATTTGTAGGGAGATTTATTATTTCAGATTCAAGGTATGGGCGGAAAATCGTTGTGAATACCCATTATCGCATTGTGAGCTTGCCTTGTAAGAGTAACTTTCTACCTGATACATTTATATGAATCATATAGATTAAATATTTCCTATatacactttcacaaattgatggaTTTTatcagtaactggtggcaaatagagcaaattttcaacctaacattgACTTTAGAATTTATTTagattacttttgacattacataattcaaatatagtctcctgccatgtcaataATGCATTGGCAAATTTTTGGAAaatggcggactccatctgcagcagcatttctgggtatctctctcactgatcaatctaaagctcttctgATGTCAACTcctgattgaaagcgaatgcctctcttccacccaacttgcgatagttcagtatggtaggacttctctaccacaggcttcttgtaatgccctaaagcactgagttgcatgtttttctcttgcaactcgAATGTTTTTGTTCATAACTtcagggctgtattgtttactacaaatcaaacACAGCcactgaatttataaaatatgacTACTTCgagaatttcaatattgcaaaatttatgaaacaatcgctgctctattacgtagcacaagatttcaatggccaccgctaggagcactgatttacacaCTGTTGCCACTACTTATCCAATTTCCTagtattaaacaaatattaaacatcTATGCAAAAGCAATACACAACCTCAGAGACGTTCTGAAGGTACGTATGACAATGtcttgagatgcgcaacaaatgtatccatattaatttaaaaagcacattTGACTTTCTTTCcacaaccgcttttgttaacattatgtattagtcatagtgacataaaagaaactgAAGTCTTAAAAAATTTCGAACTCAATGAAAATTCAGGTGTAACATAAATttttttagtcgccatggctacctgGCGCCCGGAATTTGTTTACCTCTCATTTTCACCATAAGTAAAACGAATCtagatactttagatctaattaaagtttggaattaacaaataaaaaacgtcagcacaaacttaaagtaaatcaaattatgAGGGATTGCTTTACAAGTCTCTACAGattacaatcaatgactgtaaGTATTTTAagcgtttcaaatgaaaaatttttcattttttctgataaaatatatcTTCTTCCTTCCTAATGACGTACTCGTTATCAAATTTTTGTATTGGAGCACTCATATCCAACTGCAtacctttgttttgttttcgtatgttcactgaagaGCAGACCTGCACTAAGTAGTGTTGGTTGCCGCCGAGCTGTACGCCATACATatctacactgttgcgggttgcttggaggCTGTAGGTAATCAAACGCAGGACTGTACAAATGAGGCAGTGGCTGAAGACTCTGCTGTCGAGTTTGGATTGATTTATACAGGCTGCAATTTAGTATAATCGGAAATTCAATAATCTGGTATAAGTACTCGTTAATCATGGCTATATATCTTGTTTGTAAGGATATTTGTTGGACGGAGAAGTGATTTATTGTTAACCTTAAGTTGTTGTTATTTAAAGATCCACCTGTACAAACATCACCCAC
This sequence is a window from Periplaneta americana isolate PAMFEO1 chromosome 2, P.americana_PAMFEO1_priV1, whole genome shotgun sequence. Protein-coding genes within it:
- the LOC138694969 gene encoding clathrin coat assembly protein AP180-like codes for the protein MANNVMFVFLVLCVYTTFAHHGGFGGFGGRVGFGRHQGTQHGYLHPAQPALARLPSLPYFHIRFPLHHYPHHHPHKSTTTPAPTTTTTAAPTTTTAATTTAAAPTTTTAAATTAAPTTTAAPTTTP